In the Silene latifolia isolate original U9 population chromosome 1, ASM4854445v1, whole genome shotgun sequence genome, cactcataagtatgtaagggtgaattatatgtatgtgaagatagaaagaagtaaaacacccactcaacttatgaaacatgcattcAATCTTATGTGATAGAAATTTatccaactaatacgcattcacaatATAGATAAAAGTACGTGTATCAGGACAATAAGGTGGCAGATGGGTAAATAGTATAGAAGGGGATTGTGCCAaggcacgtatggatatgtgaggctaagacggtagtcgcatcTCTAAACCAAAAATAAAATCTATGACAATAAGCATAAATTATCCTAACTATAGAAATTTTCTCAACTTTGATAACATATGAGAGACTATGAATTACTCTCCaaaaatgcattagactctagtaacCAACCTTCTGTTCCCTAAGAAATGACAATGaagcatattttttttttcttctcttctttttgtCTTTTTTGTTTCGAaattcttttcgtttttttttctttttttcttttctttttggttcatatttttcttcctttttcaacataagggatacaacacaattgctaaataattctaCTACACTCACAAATGACAATGATAGTCTCAATCCCAACCATAGTAGCAAAATAGACATGTTAAACAAGCAACTACGACTGGCCCAATAAAGTAGGCGAATTCTGGATTGTAGCTAATAGAAGTAGGATATGAAACAACTAcaatggttcaaacgggctaaacaaAAGGGTAATAtatggcttatttgaacggtaagaaccgcctatcctcATGTACTTCATCATATGAACGCGTAAAAGTTAAGAAaataatgtcacacttatgcagtttgatattacacattccagaAGGAGAGCCAcattcaagcctaattgacaaatgagaccagtttattgatgttcatggtctaggaagctctatagacctcggaatttaagtagtttaccaacataattgtgtcaatCTAACTAGCATAAGACATGTCAATACGGTCAAGACTTGacttatgagctttgttttcataaatAACGGAACAAAACAATATACATGGATAACTGAATTGGAATTCAAATGCAAAAATAACGGAATTTAACAACATTGTTATTAAATTCATCAAGACACGAcctaaaataaaggaaaaatatgtttttggattttgaaattttttactttttaagatttttgttttaaatgcacacaacaataaagtaaatcacacaaaagaaataaatgcacaacataattaaagactcctcccgcaaacctaaatgtcacaatgtcctcattgtgacgcgtACAGGATAACAATCACACAACAAAATTTTCAGCAACCGAAAAGACacatctaacaaaaggaatggaaaagaattagagataatacaataaaagtagatacaagaaaagagaataccgggtaagagcttaggaattcccccaaaccagctgcaaaaatagggaaAAGGACCAACCGCGCAATTTCGTCATCATCTGGCTACGTTTTACACACAAAACACAGAGGTACTTCATCGAGCCTggctggactcgatcgagtattctgcCAACGGAAAACTTCGTGCACTTAAAAACAAATGCCATGCAAGGCataatcaatacaacttaaagcgCGCAATaataaatcaaaaagtagcgcatgtgctacacacagaCACAAGTAGCACTAATAAATAGTATAAGCAAATAAAGTTCCGGCTCATTAAACTCAAAATAtattataaaatatgagcaagtaTGCTCATCACTATTCAAGCCATCATCTTTGGGGAGAATATGGGGTGCTTCATCCGTGCTAGAAGCTTCATCAAAAAATTTGACGGGTTCCTCTCTATAAATCTCGACCTCCAAGGCATCCAACTCAGCTTCCAAATTCATTTTTTCATCAAAGCTGTAAACCAGCTCAGGATGAggctcatctccataaatcaacctctctatctcatctacttccttgctccatggtcaTGATGCAACAGCAGGGGCATCAAACTGATTTCTGTCCGAACACAAAGCAAGGGAATCAGGAATAGGTGGATAAACAACATTAAGCATATAACATGGAGCTACTGAATGGGGATGCTTTAAACCGTTATCAAGAACAAATTTAATAATATCATCCCCATGGAAAGAAACCTGTCCATCTTTTTAAAGGATGAATCACAAAATGTGAAATTTGTGTAGGCGGTATGACCATAAGACGAAAAATGAACAGATAAACTTACAGAATTGAAGAGAAAGATGTCGTGGCGTGATAGAATCACTACCCTAAAGTTAAATTTGCTACGCtcgatacacacggcctcttAGCAACCAACTTCCCAGGGTTACACGACTTCcgagtctaaggtgtacgacaaagaTTCAAATTGAGAATTACTAACAGAACGTTGTCAAAATCAGCTATGAATGATACATATTAGGGAAGAAGTAGTTTGTGAAGAGTAGATGTGAGAATATGTTGATTGAATTGAAATGGTGCAGAtaggtggtatttataggagaggaaaggAAAAATCTAGAACCATATTTATTATTGTCTCGTAAATTGATTTTAGTAATCAACACCATTTGTATAGGAAATACAATAAACAacataaatgaatgaataatctattTTGGAAAAATGTGCCGATGAATGTGAAAATAGGTGATCACACTTCCAAAAAAGAGGTCGCTCGACCGGACCGCGAGTGCTTTAACATATACCCACCCCTCTACGACTACACATATTAGTAGTAATACAAGTGTTACTTATAAACCACAACCTCCTAGTTTATTACTCTctctcatccaaaccaaaggtaacacttgctttttggcactatttatggtcgtaggaaatctttgatattattcttaatctataaaacaaaatatagtcatgtgagatcttttttgatttatcgtcatgaatgctataagaatatcaaatttttatatttttttataatgtgtaactaaaaatATTCAAGTTGCAAAACGTGTATCAGCAAGTGTGATAAAACAACTGTTACTTAGATGATGAAGAGATCCTTCCTGAGGATCTTTTGGTGGAAATACTGTTAAGATTACCAGGGAGACACTTAGTGTGCTTGAGATGTGTGTGTAAATCATGGTGTGCCCTTATTGACGACATTAACTTCATCAAGCGACATTACCATTTTCACTATGCGATATGAGAAGCAGATGGAGATATCCCCTTTATCTGTTTGGGCCATTAATATGAAGTTTATGACTATTAATCGAATGATTAAATCTAACATATGAAATTgaatttaaataattattatcacTAATCAACCTCATCCTCATCCTTATCCTGCCTTACAATACAAAAGACCCAACATATAAATTCAGCTATGATCCAAAAACAATGTTATAATACTACCACCATCaattgaaataaaataaataatcatCCCAAAGCAATAATGTTACTTCCCCACTATATTATATATGATGAATATGTTTCATAACATTAACATTCACATAGATCCTTTCTTACATTCTCAATGTCCTAAAGGGCAAAGGCTAAAGACAGTTAACTGTTCCTTCCTTCAAAACATAAGTCTCTGAAGTCTTCTGAACTTCAAAAATGGCTGACGCACCACCTAGAGAAATTCCaccccctccaccaccaccatttCTACCACCAGATGAAGAACTCCGCCAAAAACTCGAATCACAACAAGTGTATATCCAAGCATTTCTCACCGCAACCTTTATAATATACACAATAATCCTGATTTTAGGCCGCCTTAGATCTCGAGGCAACAAAAACATGAAACTTTGTTCAACCTACTCTTTTATGATCACTGCCTATATCGTATCTTACATCCCTGGTCTCATGAGCGCACCCGGTCAATCCAATGATCTCTACGTGTTTTGGATGGCTTTTGTTGCGTACTTAGCCGCTGTCACCAATGAGATCAGTTGTTACTCTATTGGTGACAATGAGGACCGTAAGAAAAGGCTCATTGTCGACTACGGTGTAGTTTGGCCTTTGATCGTGGGTGCGCTTTATAAAAGCCTTGTTGCCCCCGAAATACTTGTACCCATTGTGATTATTTTTTGGATAGTCGTCTTGAAGCTTAGGGAACGAAGAAGCGCCTTATTGTGCGCTACTAAATCCTCTAATGGGCTCTGTCGTGCTATGGAACTCATCTCCGGGTTTGCCAAGCACCAAAGAGAGGCAGGCCAAATGAATAATGCGTTGGTGGGGGTGAAAGAAGCACGAAAACAGATCGCAAAACAATTACAAAAGGGTTTTAGAGTAATTGATTACGATGCCATCGAATTCATCACATTAGACAAGGTTTTGGGCACCGACGAATCCTTTTTGAAGAGGACGAAAGAAGGTAAGGAGCTATTAGACACTTGTGTTTCATTTGCTATGTTTTGGACCCTCCTTGCGAAAATTGCTGGGTTTAATGATGTGAAACCCCATGTATTTTGGGAAGGTGATCAGCTTCTTCCCAATTGCTTTAATCTTGTTGAAAAGGAGCTTGACTTCTTATATGATTACTTTTTTACCAACTGCTATGCTATTTATAGTAGAGGGATATGGAAGAAATTGCGCGATCTTTGTGTTATTACTCTATTTTTCTGGCTAACCATACCCTTGTTGGTCGAATATCGCTCACAAGATCACAACATCCTGTATATTCTATTGAAAGGTCATGTGTTAGACACCGGGTTCACAAGATTTGTGATAATAGCCATAATAACCATTGAATATGCCCAAATTGGAGTCTTTCTCACTTCGAAATGGGCTAAGATCATGTATACTTGTTCGTACCTTCAAAATCAAACTCACTGGGGAACCACAAGTTCGACCAAAAGTAATCTTCTTCAGAGGTTGATTAGGATAGCATGTAAAGTACCCCGTCCTAGACTCACTGTCTTTGGTTTAAGCACATTTACAACGAGAAAAGTCGGTCAATATTCAATTTTGGATTGCTATGGTGAGATTCCGGCATCAGTGTGGTGCCAATGTTGTATTGGGACTTACATTGATCTCCCTAGAATGGGTCAAGCTGGTAGCTGGGACACGGTTGTGCCATTAGATGTTACAGATTCGATTCTCGATGCTATCAACTATTGTTTGAGGGAACGTAAGGACATCACTAGCGGTGTTTTCTCCTTGAGAAAAAACGAGGTAGGAGATGATGTTATACGCACTCATCTAAGGAATGGGACGACCCAAACTCGTGATATTCTAATTTGGCACATAGCTACAAGCCTATTTGAAGAAGACGCCAAAAAAGCATCGACGCCAGATTCATACAATGATAGGGATTTTGTGATAGCATCTACAATTTCTAAATATTGTGCATATTTGGTTGCCTTTCTACCTCAAGCACTTCCCGATCAGGTGTACACCACGGAACGTGAGTTCGATGAGGCAATCAAAGAGTTCAAACACGAGGCGTTGGAAGGTGATGAGGAGAAAACTAAAGGGGAGTGGAATATGGAAAATACCATGTTAGCACAAGCAACAATCCTCAAGCACAAGCTTGAACAACATTCAAATAAGTGGAAAACACTAGCTGACTTTTGGACTGAAATGTTGTTGTTCTTAGCTCTCACAGATAATAGTGACGCACTTGATGCTCATGTAAACAGCTTGTGTGTTGGAGGAGAATTTATAACACACGTTTGGACGCTGCTCACCCATGCAGGGTGTTCCAAAGAGCTCTAACATATGTGATATTGATTAACCTATTTAATGTAATTTGTCTTCCCATTtctgtattttattttatgcaaTGTCTTTTTTTATCAAGTGTTAAATGTGTAATTACTTTTTAAGTGTTATTTGAGTACATCATTCTAGTACTTGTATTAATGTAGTTTTTACTTTTTACTATATTGAAGTTATTGTGAGGATCTTTATTAAATATGACATCATGGAACTTTACCTTGTTCTTGACAACCCTCTATTGAAGATATTGCTTCCTCAAAATAATCTCATACAATCTTGTATTGCTATCCTCTATATCTCGGTTGTTTTAGGAATATATTGTGCATATCTTTTTGTTAATTTGTTCCTATTTTTATGTGGTTGTTAGCTTGTTTATCTAGGTTAAGTTACTCCTTAAtttgtatatatacatatgtaattCATATTAA is a window encoding:
- the LOC141642431 gene encoding uncharacterized protein LOC141642431, encoding MADAPPREIPPPPPPPFLPPDEELRQKLESQQVYIQAFLTATFIIYTIILILGRLRSRGNKNMKLCSTYSFMITAYIVSYIPGLMSAPGQSNDLYVFWMAFVAYLAAVTNEISCYSIGDNEDRKKRLIVDYGVVWPLIVGALYKSLVAPEILVPIVIIFWIVVLKLRERRSALLCATKSSNGLCRAMELISGFAKHQREAGQMNNALVGVKEARKQIAKQLQKGFRVIDYDAIEFITLDKVLGTDESFLKRTKEGKELLDTCVSFAMFWTLLAKIAGFNDVKPHVFWEGDQLLPNCFNLVEKELDFLYDYFFTNCYAIYSRGIWKKLRDLCVITLFFWLTIPLLVEYRSQDHNILYILLKGHVLDTGFTRFVIIAIITIEYAQIGVFLTSKWAKIMYTCSYLQNQTHWGTTSSTKSNLLQRLIRIACKVPRPRLTVFGLSTFTTRKVGQYSILDCYGEIPASVWCQCCIGTYIDLPRMGQAGSWDTVVPLDVTDSILDAINYCLRERKDITSGVFSLRKNEVGDDVIRTHLRNGTTQTRDILIWHIATSLFEEDAKKASTPDSYNDRDFVIASTISKYCAYLVAFLPQALPDQVYTTEREFDEAIKEFKHEALEGDEEKTKGEWNMENTMLAQATILKHKLEQHSNKWKTLADFWTEMLLFLALTDNSDALDAHVNSLCVGGEFITHVWTLLTHAGCSKEL